The following proteins come from a genomic window of Bactrocera dorsalis isolate Fly_Bdor chromosome 6, ASM2337382v1, whole genome shotgun sequence:
- the LOC125779510 gene encoding uncharacterized protein LOC125779510, translated as MKNVTLKDAVTLLSVAWDRVSTETLANCWKKILSLMGNEEDPEYNIPLSILKDKWSAEINSLMRMSVDLLQDLSPQVEFTLPMVREWNDDPCVDDTTEIYEITEIYEIEESDDDDCIAEDPIKKIAASEAVEIFNKALQWAGDAMVDQSDMSVLSRLREKAVFQLLERKKQQKKITDLFNE; from the exons atgaaaaatgtaacgTTGAAAGATGCTGTTACCCTTTTATCTGTCGCGTGGGATCGGGTCAGCACAGAAACTCTTGCcaattgttggaaaaaaattttaagtttaatggGAAACGAGGAGGACCCTGAATATAACATTCCATTAAGTATCCTGAAAGACAAATGGAGTGCAGAAATAAACTCTTTAATGCGAATGTCAGTTGATCTCCTTCAGGACTTGAGTCCTCAG gtTGAGTTTACATTGCCAATGGTTCGAGAGTGGAACGATGACCCTTGTGTTGATGATACCACCGAAATCTATGAAATCACCGAAATCTATGAAATTGAAGAAAGTGACGATGATGATTGTATTGCCGAAGACCCCATAAAGAAAATTGCCGCAAGTGAGGCAGTTGAAATCTTTAACAAGGCATTGCAATGGGCTGGAGATGCAATGGTTGATCAAAGCGACATGAGTGTACTTAGCCGCTTAAGGGAGAAAGCAGTATTTCAGCTATTAGAAAGGAAAAAGCAGCAGAAAAAGATAACGGAtctttttaatgaataa